The Actinomycetes bacterium genome includes a window with the following:
- a CDS encoding response regulator transcription factor, translating into MTPSGATGGSGARPAQRTTEARLLVVDDEPNILELLATSLRFAGFEVTTAANGREALAAARSYRPDLVVLDVMMPDMDGFAVVRRMRGEGSTAPVLFLTARDATEDKVTGLTVGGDDYVTKPFSLEEIVARIRAVLRRTSATGPAAQQPARLSFADIELDDDTHEVWKAGELVALSPTEFKLLRYFMQNTGRVLSKSQILDHVWHYDFGGEANVVESYVSYLRRKIDITEPRLLHTLRGVGYVLRVPRG; encoded by the coding sequence ATGACCCCGAGCGGCGCCACCGGCGGGTCCGGCGCCCGGCCCGCCCAGCGCACGACCGAAGCCAGGCTGCTCGTCGTCGACGACGAGCCCAACATCCTCGAGCTGCTCGCCACCAGCCTGCGGTTCGCCGGTTTCGAGGTCACCACCGCCGCCAACGGCCGGGAAGCGCTCGCCGCTGCCCGCAGCTACCGCCCGGACCTGGTCGTCCTCGACGTGATGATGCCGGACATGGACGGCTTCGCCGTGGTCCGGCGGATGCGCGGAGAGGGCTCGACCGCCCCGGTGCTCTTCCTGACCGCGCGGGACGCCACCGAGGACAAGGTCACCGGACTCACCGTGGGCGGCGACGACTACGTCACCAAGCCGTTCAGCCTCGAGGAGATCGTGGCCCGGATCCGCGCCGTCCTGCGGCGCACGTCCGCCACCGGCCCGGCCGCCCAGCAGCCCGCCCGGCTGTCCTTCGCCGACATCGAGCTCGACGACGACACCCACGAGGTGTGGAAGGCCGGTGAGCTGGTCGCACTGTCGCCGACCGAGTTCAAGCTGCTCCGCTACTTCATGCAGAACACCGGCCGGGTGCTGTCCAAGTCGCAGATCCTCGACCACGTGTGGCACTACGACTTCGGCGGCGAGGCCAACGTGGTCGAGTCCTACGTGTCCTACCTGCGCCGCAAGATCGACATCACCGAGCCGCGGCTGCTGCACACCCTGCGCGGCGTCGGCTACGTCCTGCGCGTGCCGCGGGGCTGA
- a CDS encoding glycoside hydrolase family 3 N-terminal domain-containing protein, whose translation MTARRDTTQRRLPRRRHRARPAGPAGRRARAALAVLVALALAGCGLLGGADEGRAPTGAGRTSSAAPPASTTPPPDPDTASGWGPTLGELEQARALVDAMDDADRVATVLMPGFWGYDGESPTPAEAAQNQLMHGVDSPAEVAAGQPYGGFFLRPEVIADADQVRRLTQVLHERGDGPDGLPLLVSMDQEGGVVQRLKAGVATVPSAASVGYSGSTAYARKVARANGRTLRDLGVTMVLAPVADVDPDSVSVMGSRTYSPDRRVAARMVVATMRGYLQAGVVPVLKHFPGLGTVSGDSHRSLPVQDKSLAALRRTDLVTFRAAVDAGAPVVMTGHVAVPALDRGMPASLSRTVLDTVLRGELGFEGVAITDSQGMGPVYGRYGPAEGAIRSLLAGNDLVLNSPRPRQARRAVLAAVRSGRIPAERLAEAATRVEALRIYQQRLAEAS comes from the coding sequence ATGACTGCTCGGCGGGACACCACCCAGCGCAGGCTTCCCCGTCGGCGGCATCGCGCCCGTCCGGCCGGTCCGGCCGGCCGCCGGGCGCGCGCGGCGCTCGCGGTGCTCGTGGCGCTGGCCCTGGCCGGCTGCGGCCTGCTCGGCGGCGCCGACGAGGGCCGGGCACCGACCGGAGCCGGTCGCACGTCCTCCGCCGCTCCGCCGGCCAGCACCACACCGCCGCCGGACCCCGACACCGCCAGCGGCTGGGGCCCGACCCTGGGCGAGCTGGAGCAGGCTCGCGCCCTGGTCGACGCGATGGACGACGCCGACCGGGTCGCCACCGTGCTCATGCCGGGCTTCTGGGGCTACGACGGCGAGTCGCCCACGCCGGCCGAGGCGGCGCAGAACCAGCTCATGCACGGGGTCGACTCGCCGGCCGAGGTGGCAGCCGGCCAACCCTACGGGGGCTTCTTCCTCCGACCCGAGGTCATCGCGGACGCCGACCAGGTGCGCCGGCTGACCCAGGTGCTGCACGAGCGGGGTGACGGGCCCGACGGGCTGCCGCTGCTGGTGTCCATGGACCAGGAGGGCGGCGTCGTGCAGCGGCTCAAGGCCGGCGTCGCGACCGTCCCGTCGGCCGCCTCGGTCGGCTACAGCGGCAGCACGGCGTACGCCCGCAAGGTGGCCCGCGCCAACGGACGCACCCTGCGCGACCTCGGCGTCACGATGGTGCTCGCGCCGGTGGCCGACGTCGACCCGGACAGCGTCTCGGTGATGGGGTCGCGCACCTACTCGCCGGACCGCCGGGTGGCTGCCCGGATGGTGGTGGCGACCATGCGCGGCTACCTCCAGGCCGGCGTGGTCCCGGTGCTCAAGCACTTCCCGGGCCTCGGCACCGTCAGCGGTGACAGCCACCGCTCGCTGCCGGTCCAGGACAAGTCGCTGGCCGCTCTGCGGCGCACCGACCTGGTGACCTTCCGGGCCGCCGTCGATGCCGGCGCGCCGGTCGTCATGACCGGCCACGTCGCCGTGCCGGCGCTGGACCGCGGCATGCCGGCGTCGCTGAGCAGGACCGTGCTGGACACCGTGCTGCGCGGCGAGCTCGGCTTCGAGGGCGTCGCCATCACCGACTCGCAGGGCATGGGCCCGGTCTACGGCCGCTACGGCCCGGCCGAGGGGGCGATCCGCTCGCTGCTCGCGGGCAACGACCTGGTGCTCAACTCGCCGCGCCCTCGCCAGGCGCGCCGGGCCGTCCTCGCGGCGGTGCGGTCCGGGCGGATCCCCGCGGAGCGGCTGGCCG